In Bythopirellula goksoeyrii, a single window of DNA contains:
- a CDS encoding alkaline phosphatase D family protein, translating to MKKALFFSAVILIVSTITIVDSLVCVAQGSKYGQFAPRDAYVDGSDLAYYGSENEWSRRQFSQEKAEDEYKRRGQRVLLETLNGNPNKALKWAAEYLVEDPQDLESIFNQSIAYSQLGKIDQAFASMKQAVEGGLPIERFLAGPRHLLEPLTQSKEFQEYARNRVSDLIHGPMLGCVTDHSARIWVRTEGVTPVKVQVFSCDSLGKPTTNVVATGTSLADPQMDFTATIDVTGLQPNTQYAYDILIDDKSVLKGDRPRFHTFPKPGTPGLFKVAFGGGAGFMPEHERMWDTISTQEPDALFLLGDNVYIDLPEEPRGLHQYTYYRRQSQPEFRRLTASTPVYAIWDDHDAAMDDVWLGPYHDRPAWKPAMLQIFKENWVNPGYGDEESPGCWFKASFGDIDCFFLETRYFRTNPFGKDPTMLGAVEKTWLLSELKNSKATFKVIVSSVPWAPNAKPGSHDTWDGFPKEREEIFRSIETNKINGVLLLSADRHRSEAWKIDRSNGYPLYDLMSSKLTNEHTHECVPGPLFCYNKLCSVGMVTFDTKETDPKITYEIVNIDGDVIDTLVIKHNQISF from the coding sequence ATGAAGAAGGCGCTGTTCTTTTCAGCAGTCATCCTAATCGTCTCTACAATAACAATTGTTGATTCGCTTGTTTGTGTTGCTCAAGGAAGCAAATACGGCCAATTTGCACCACGCGATGCATATGTTGACGGTTCTGATCTCGCTTACTACGGCAGTGAAAATGAATGGAGCCGACGTCAGTTTTCCCAAGAGAAGGCCGAAGACGAGTACAAGCGACGTGGACAGCGGGTGCTCCTGGAAACTTTGAACGGCAATCCGAACAAGGCCCTGAAATGGGCTGCGGAGTATCTTGTCGAAGATCCTCAGGACTTGGAATCCATCTTCAACCAATCGATTGCCTACAGTCAGTTAGGAAAAATAGACCAGGCATTTGCCTCTATGAAACAGGCAGTTGAGGGGGGGCTCCCCATCGAGCGATTCTTGGCAGGACCACGGCACCTGCTAGAACCTCTTACCCAATCGAAAGAATTTCAGGAATATGCGCGCAACCGGGTGTCGGATTTGATCCACGGCCCGATGCTGGGCTGTGTCACGGATCATTCCGCTCGCATCTGGGTGCGTACCGAAGGAGTCACACCTGTGAAAGTGCAAGTTTTTTCTTGTGACTCGCTGGGCAAGCCCACAACAAACGTCGTTGCTACTGGCACCTCATTGGCCGATCCCCAAATGGACTTTACCGCGACCATTGATGTCACGGGACTCCAACCTAACACTCAATACGCATACGACATATTGATTGACGACAAGTCTGTCCTCAAAGGTGACCGCCCGCGGTTCCACACATTTCCTAAACCGGGTACTCCAGGCCTGTTCAAAGTCGCTTTCGGAGGGGGAGCAGGCTTTATGCCAGAACACGAACGCATGTGGGACACAATCTCCACGCAGGAGCCCGATGCTTTGTTTCTGTTGGGCGATAACGTATATATCGATCTCCCCGAGGAACCTCGCGGCCTGCATCAATACACTTATTATCGTCGCCAGTCGCAGCCTGAATTTCGTCGGCTTACTGCGAGCACTCCCGTCTATGCCATCTGGGACGATCACGACGCTGCCATGGATGATGTCTGGCTGGGTCCATATCATGACCGACCGGCTTGGAAGCCTGCGATGCTCCAGATCTTCAAAGAGAATTGGGTGAACCCCGGCTACGGCGATGAAGAATCTCCGGGGTGTTGGTTCAAGGCCTCATTTGGAGACATCGATTGCTTCTTTCTTGAGACGCGCTATTTCCGCACCAATCCCTTTGGCAAAGATCCGACTATGCTAGGAGCCGTCGAAAAAACATGGCTACTCTCGGAACTCAAAAACTCTAAGGCTACTTTCAAAGTCATCGTGTCCTCCGTCCCCTGGGCACCCAATGCAAAACCCGGCAGTCACGACACATGGGACGGTTTTCCAAAAGAGCGCGAGGAAATCTTCCGCAGCATCGAAACGAACAAGATCAACGGAGTACTCCTGTTGTCAGCCGACCGCCATCGTAGCGAAGCGTGGAAGATTGACCGGTCAAATGGCTATCCACTCTACGACCTGATGAGTTCCAAACTCACGAACGAACATACCCACGAGTGTGTGCCTGGGCCTCTGTTTTGTTACAATAAACTTTGTTCCGTCGGCATGGTGACCTTCGACACCAAAGAAACCGATCCCAAGATTACCTACGAGATCGTGAATATCGACGGTGATGTGATTGATACACTCGTGATCAAGCACAACCAAATCAGCTTTTAA
- a CDS encoding Gfo/Idh/MocA family protein: MPKTTRRKFLATAAASAAASTLYSTVSSAAVGANERVRIGVIGSGNQGKAHHLALSTLPDVKIAYVCDIDEKRLSEGVARTGAKPESDLRRVLDDPSIDGVTIATPDHWHVPAALLALDAGKHVYVEKPCSYNFAEGQMLVKALAKSDRVFAHGTQARSCKGIQQAIGMLRDGIIGDVIIARCWNWQRRNDIGHQQPSEVPTGVDYDTWVGPAEWLPYQANRFHYDWHWWFNFGSGGMGNDGVHELDYAMWGLGVENQPSTISSVGGIYYFKDDREWADTMQVSLEYPGDPTKLLIYEQRLWSTSYPFNVDAGAEYFGTKGKMFLSKRGKFEVFDDDKNRIEIKLDGPVKSEVADNQRNWVDCIKTGSIPNASIDVAFRTAAAIHLGNISTRLGRTIKLDPKTEKIVDDKQATAMLSRKYRDGGHWSVPKTA; encoded by the coding sequence ATGCCTAAGACCACACGACGAAAGTTCCTTGCCACAGCGGCTGCCAGTGCAGCAGCGTCTACTCTCTATAGTACCGTCAGTTCTGCAGCCGTTGGGGCAAATGAACGCGTGCGGATTGGTGTGATCGGCTCAGGGAATCAAGGTAAAGCACATCACCTAGCACTGTCCACTTTGCCTGACGTGAAGATTGCATACGTTTGTGATATCGACGAGAAACGACTCTCAGAAGGGGTCGCGAGAACTGGAGCAAAGCCCGAGAGTGATTTACGCAGAGTTTTAGATGATCCCTCGATTGACGGCGTTACGATCGCCACCCCCGATCATTGGCATGTCCCAGCAGCGTTGCTAGCACTCGATGCGGGCAAACATGTCTATGTTGAGAAACCTTGTTCTTACAATTTCGCGGAAGGACAAATGTTGGTCAAGGCACTCGCTAAGTCGGATCGAGTGTTTGCCCATGGGACGCAAGCACGCTCTTGCAAAGGTATTCAACAGGCCATCGGAATGTTACGCGATGGAATTATCGGCGATGTGATAATCGCACGATGCTGGAACTGGCAGCGACGCAATGACATTGGTCACCAACAGCCCTCAGAGGTCCCCACAGGAGTCGACTACGACACCTGGGTCGGTCCTGCCGAGTGGCTACCATACCAGGCGAACCGATTCCATTACGATTGGCATTGGTGGTTTAACTTCGGTTCTGGCGGTATGGGAAATGACGGTGTCCACGAACTCGACTACGCGATGTGGGGACTAGGGGTCGAGAATCAACCATCGACCATCTCCTCAGTAGGTGGAATTTACTATTTCAAAGATGATCGCGAGTGGGCTGACACGATGCAGGTCTCGCTGGAATATCCTGGCGATCCAACGAAGTTATTGATTTATGAGCAACGGCTCTGGTCGACTTCTTACCCATTCAATGTCGATGCGGGTGCCGAGTATTTTGGAACAAAGGGGAAAATGTTCCTCAGCAAGCGAGGCAAATTTGAGGTCTTTGACGACGACAAGAATCGCATTGAAATAAAACTTGATGGCCCGGTGAAATCAGAAGTCGCTGATAATCAACGTAACTGGGTCGACTGCATCAAGACAGGCTCAATCCCGAACGCCTCGATTGACGTAGCCTTCCGCACCGCGGCAGCAATTCACCTAGGAAATATATCGACTCGATTAGGTCGTACAATCAAACTCGATCCCAAAACCGAGAAGATCGTTGACGACAAGCAGGCAACTGCGATGCTGTCGAGAAAATATCGAGATGGTGGACATTGGTCTGTACCGAAAACAGCTTGA
- a CDS encoding DUF1559 family PulG-like putative transporter: MYRRSSRLFGFTLVELLVVIAIIGVLVALLLPAIQAARESARRNQCTNNLKQIALATQMYHDTQKQFPAGRIGTDEFTTSWAFQLLHYLEGGNIYQTWKRNVPPFDVENSLAMRTPVETYTCPSRRTPAADRDFVDGSVPALLAKGVGAGGDYAANAGRDTVEYGVDNQQKPLPSIDETVAGPIFTFSRVGDRQVQDGLSNTIAEGERHIPPEQENPPGGIQQLGQGDTAFFSGDIPHTILRSSKEGIAEGPQDYSRTKFGSEHSGISQFAFLDGHVKAIANTIDIITFQLMTSIGDGQVISSE, encoded by the coding sequence ATGTATCGCAGATCCAGTCGACTGTTTGGTTTTACCTTAGTAGAACTCTTGGTTGTAATTGCGATTATCGGTGTACTGGTTGCGTTGTTGCTACCTGCGATTCAAGCGGCTCGAGAATCAGCCCGCCGCAATCAATGCACCAACAATCTTAAGCAAATTGCGCTTGCTACACAGATGTATCACGATACCCAGAAGCAGTTTCCTGCTGGTCGAATTGGAACGGACGAATTTACTACTTCTTGGGCGTTTCAACTATTACATTATTTGGAAGGTGGCAATATCTACCAGACCTGGAAGCGGAATGTGCCGCCTTTTGACGTCGAAAATTCGTTGGCCATGCGCACGCCAGTGGAAACCTATACCTGTCCCAGCCGTCGAACACCAGCGGCAGACCGCGACTTTGTGGATGGATCGGTTCCCGCGTTGCTTGCGAAAGGGGTTGGAGCCGGTGGCGACTACGCGGCTAATGCGGGACGCGATACAGTAGAATATGGTGTCGACAACCAGCAAAAACCTCTCCCCTCGATCGACGAAACCGTCGCTGGACCAATCTTTACCTTTTCGAGAGTAGGAGATCGACAGGTCCAGGATGGATTGAGTAATACCATCGCCGAAGGCGAGCGGCACATTCCCCCTGAGCAAGAAAACCCTCCGGGTGGGATTCAGCAGCTCGGCCAAGGTGACACCGCATTTTTCTCGGGAGATATCCCTCACACGATTCTGCGCAGCAGCAAGGAAGGTATTGCTGAGGGTCCACAGGACTATTCGCGAACAAAATTCGGAAGCGAACACAGCGGCATAAGTCAATTCGCATTCTTAGACGGCCATGTGAAGGCTATCGCGAATACGATTGATATAATCACTTTTCAACTAATGACTTCTATTGGCGATGGTCAAGTGATTTCCTCAGAATAA
- a CDS encoding carbon-nitrogen hydrolase family protein: MRSLLLGAMIIPPTQQLLADESPSNQLRVAGIVLKWIRGDREANYSRFEPLVRSAAADGADVVCTTECFLDGYSIEDKEIPLEEFQSLGELIPGGEYYEKLRKLADELDIHLIAGILERDADLIYNSAIVLNPEGELLGKYHKQKLDHESVRITQGKESSVIDTPFGKLGIMICADRRNEDIVKQFCSRGADLLICPSGGMYGPEKNDHILQRRSQENGKYIIFTHPAEFLVTTPEGEIAQRVLLGDELKLKKHEVGTAEDSSGVFYFDLQRSDGNWHASTVSKALSQPLLSNGQSKEEVRSYVAARIPSLKIPNSQKEWLKEAARLREEFLDKVVFQGEAVDWRDAETKVEWFDTINEGNGYRIKKFRYEALPGFWIPGLLYEPKTLTGNMPVMINPNGHHRGGKAMPYKQRRCINLARRGILAYNLEFIDMGQLHDDDNKHNRLVQLDLCGTSGVAPFVLALTRGLDVALTHEHADPKRVGVAGLSGGGWQSIWLAALDTRITLANPVAGYCSIHERISGDNNIGDAEQIPSDLCSIADYTHLTAMVAPRPLLLTYNAEDDCCFIPSLILDRLETVGENFYSLCSVADNFQIHINEDPGTHNFDQDNRESLYRLLQQHWLCNDVEFEPVELAIDDAEIKTEEELAVPMPPNNMTLHDLAEQISQSLPRQLEESSAEEQRNKLREIIQQPEYDLEPAIVDQTESDDIAISRWRIQSGDGWTLPVVEFWPVGNSNGTHILISDWGKDSMISDVERLLADGKRVIAVDLLGFGEADPGSSPKSHDDVLLFMIATVGERPLGIQAAQLAAVTRWAKDSSDGQAPQIVAEGPRNSLIALVATAVEPGLSSGLSLRHSRKSLREVIEQNLKIEDAPEQFCFGLLKHFDVPQLVALVGNGLVEIEDTTGNDR, translated from the coding sequence GTGAGATCTCTCCTGCTGGGGGCGATGATCATACCGCCCACCCAGCAACTCTTAGCAGACGAGTCGCCTTCCAATCAACTGCGGGTTGCGGGAATCGTCCTGAAGTGGATTCGTGGCGATCGCGAAGCCAACTATTCCCGCTTTGAACCATTAGTCCGTTCCGCAGCAGCCGACGGAGCGGATGTCGTCTGCACAACCGAATGTTTCTTGGACGGTTACTCGATCGAAGATAAAGAGATCCCGCTGGAAGAGTTTCAGTCGCTTGGTGAACTGATTCCTGGCGGAGAATACTATGAGAAACTGCGGAAGTTGGCAGATGAACTTGATATCCATTTGATTGCGGGCATTTTGGAGCGCGATGCAGATCTTATCTATAATTCTGCAATTGTGCTCAATCCTGAAGGTGAGTTGCTCGGAAAGTACCACAAACAAAAGCTAGATCACGAGTCGGTTCGTATTACCCAAGGCAAGGAGTCCTCCGTCATCGACACCCCTTTCGGAAAACTGGGAATTATGATCTGCGCCGACCGTCGCAATGAAGACATAGTAAAACAATTCTGTTCGCGGGGTGCAGACTTGTTGATCTGTCCTTCAGGAGGGATGTATGGACCCGAAAAGAATGACCACATTTTACAGCGACGGTCCCAGGAGAATGGTAAGTACATCATTTTCACCCATCCTGCTGAGTTCCTCGTTACGACTCCTGAGGGAGAGATTGCTCAGCGAGTGCTACTCGGCGACGAACTGAAGTTGAAGAAGCACGAGGTTGGAACAGCTGAGGATTCCAGTGGTGTGTTTTATTTCGATTTGCAGCGATCGGATGGCAACTGGCACGCAAGCACCGTATCAAAAGCCCTCAGTCAGCCGTTGCTCTCGAATGGTCAGTCAAAGGAAGAAGTTCGCTCATATGTTGCTGCCCGGATCCCTTCTCTCAAAATTCCAAATTCCCAGAAAGAGTGGCTCAAGGAAGCTGCCCGCCTGCGCGAGGAATTCCTCGACAAAGTTGTTTTTCAAGGTGAAGCTGTCGACTGGCGTGACGCGGAAACCAAAGTCGAGTGGTTCGACACAATCAACGAAGGCAACGGTTATCGAATCAAGAAGTTTCGCTATGAAGCCCTACCGGGGTTCTGGATTCCTGGCCTGCTTTATGAGCCAAAAACATTAACTGGTAACATGCCAGTCATGATCAATCCCAACGGTCACCATCGAGGTGGAAAGGCAATGCCTTACAAGCAGCGACGCTGCATTAACCTGGCGCGGCGCGGGATCTTGGCCTACAACCTGGAATTCATCGACATGGGCCAATTGCATGATGATGACAACAAACACAATCGGCTGGTGCAACTAGACCTCTGCGGCACAAGTGGCGTGGCACCGTTCGTTCTCGCCCTTACCCGAGGACTCGACGTGGCTCTTACCCATGAACATGCCGACCCTAAGCGTGTGGGCGTGGCTGGTTTATCGGGAGGTGGATGGCAATCGATTTGGCTTGCTGCACTCGACACGCGGATCACGCTTGCCAATCCGGTGGCAGGCTATTGCAGCATTCACGAACGAATCAGTGGTGACAACAATATTGGTGACGCGGAACAGATACCCTCTGACCTGTGTAGCATAGCCGACTACACACATCTCACTGCCATGGTCGCCCCTCGTCCGCTGTTGTTGACTTACAACGCCGAGGACGACTGTTGCTTTATTCCGTCTCTGATATTGGACCGATTGGAGACCGTGGGCGAAAATTTCTACAGTCTCTGCAGCGTCGCTGACAACTTTCAGATACATATCAATGAGGACCCCGGCACGCACAACTTCGATCAAGACAATCGCGAGTCGCTTTATCGGTTACTGCAGCAACATTGGTTGTGTAATGATGTAGAATTTGAACCAGTGGAACTGGCGATCGATGATGCGGAGATCAAAACAGAAGAAGAACTGGCGGTTCCGATGCCACCGAACAACATGACTTTGCATGATTTGGCTGAGCAAATCAGTCAGTCGCTTCCCAGGCAACTGGAAGAATCTTCCGCTGAAGAACAACGAAATAAGTTGAGGGAAATCATTCAACAACCTGAATACGATTTGGAGCCTGCGATTGTCGATCAAACAGAGTCAGATGACATAGCCATTTCTCGCTGGCGTATACAAAGTGGGGACGGGTGGACCTTGCCCGTCGTCGAGTTTTGGCCTGTTGGCAACTCGAATGGTACGCATATCCTAATCAGCGATTGGGGTAAGGATTCGATGATAAGCGACGTGGAGCGATTGCTTGCCGACGGAAAGCGAGTCATTGCAGTCGACCTCTTGGGATTTGGTGAAGCGGACCCTGGCAGCAGTCCCAAGTCCCACGATGACGTGTTACTATTTATGATCGCGACAGTTGGTGAACGTCCCTTGGGAATTCAAGCAGCACAGTTGGCTGCGGTTACTAGGTGGGCCAAAGATTCCTCGGATGGACAGGCTCCACAGATCGTTGCCGAGGGTCCGCGTAACAGCTTGATCGCACTCGTTGCCACTGCCGTGGAACCTGGGCTATCGAGTGGTCTCAGTCTCCGGCATTCAAGGAAATCATTGCGGGAGGTCATTGAGCAGAACCTCAAGATCGAGGATGCTCCCGAGCAATTCTGCTTTGGGCTACTAAAGCACTTCGACGTGCCGCAGCTCGTCGCCTTGGTAGGTAATGGTCTCGTTGAAATTGAAGACACAACAGGCAATGATAGATAG
- a CDS encoding sulfatase: protein MFRTKAGLPMLWVLMPFLLSLNFGACQLVLATVPPRPNVLFIVTDDMNNDLGCYGNPRVHSPNIDELAKRGMQFDRAYCQVTVCNPSRVSMLSGLRPDKTQVYTLTEETRSHLGDWVMLPEYFRKQGYFTAQIGKIYHTDDGFEDPRSWDVEIREFGKRPPEEEIIAGADPDGPGEHTNDWSVLKTPDEETPDGIVARKAVEIMEDAVNREEPFFLGVGFRRPHAPFAAPKEYFDMYPPDTIDLPPSVPDGYYENLPEAAINYPAPEKPLSEKEQRELIAAYYACNTFVDAQVGVLIDAVDRLGIADNTVIVFLSDHGYHLGDHGGFWHKMSLFEESDRVPLIIYAPGMKAAGQSTEQLVELIDLYPTLVALTGLSERENLDGINLTEVLNNPEEPTKPAAFTVVSRSENPAADHAKNMDYLGRSVRTDRWRYTEWDGGKRGIELYDHQNDPRELKNLADDPKLADTRSQLKNLLKSSHSLRKTP, encoded by the coding sequence ATGTTCAGAACCAAAGCCGGTCTCCCAATGCTATGGGTATTGATGCCATTCCTCTTATCGCTGAACTTCGGTGCATGTCAGTTAGTGCTTGCAACTGTTCCGCCTCGCCCGAATGTTCTGTTCATTGTCACCGACGACATGAACAACGACCTCGGTTGCTACGGGAATCCTCGTGTGCATAGTCCGAATATTGATGAGTTAGCCAAACGGGGAATGCAATTCGATCGTGCCTACTGTCAGGTCACAGTTTGCAATCCCTCGCGCGTTTCCATGCTAAGTGGGCTCAGACCAGACAAGACACAGGTCTACACTTTGACGGAGGAGACACGCTCGCATTTGGGGGACTGGGTGATGCTACCGGAGTATTTTCGCAAGCAGGGCTATTTCACTGCTCAGATCGGCAAGATCTATCACACCGATGACGGCTTCGAAGATCCTCGCTCGTGGGATGTTGAGATTCGCGAGTTTGGCAAACGGCCTCCAGAAGAGGAGATTATTGCAGGAGCCGATCCCGACGGCCCAGGGGAACACACGAATGATTGGTCCGTACTTAAGACTCCTGACGAGGAGACTCCCGACGGTATCGTCGCCCGCAAGGCAGTTGAGATCATGGAGGATGCCGTTAATCGTGAGGAACCATTTTTCCTTGGTGTCGGCTTTCGGCGTCCCCACGCTCCTTTTGCGGCTCCTAAAGAGTATTTTGACATGTATCCTCCTGATACGATCGACCTGCCGCCTTCTGTGCCAGACGGTTACTATGAGAACTTGCCTGAAGCGGCAATCAATTATCCAGCACCAGAGAAACCTCTCTCTGAAAAGGAACAGCGCGAACTGATTGCCGCCTATTATGCTTGCAATACCTTCGTCGATGCTCAGGTAGGGGTCTTAATCGATGCTGTGGACCGTCTTGGAATCGCAGATAATACGGTGATCGTATTCCTCAGCGATCACGGCTATCACCTCGGTGACCACGGCGGATTTTGGCATAAGATGTCGCTCTTTGAAGAATCTGACCGAGTACCTTTGATTATCTATGCACCCGGAATGAAGGCTGCGGGGCAGAGTACTGAACAACTGGTCGAATTGATTGACTTGTATCCCACCTTAGTTGCATTGACAGGATTGTCAGAACGCGAGAATCTCGATGGGATCAACTTAACCGAAGTGCTGAATAATCCCGAAGAGCCTACGAAACCGGCAGCCTTTACCGTCGTTTCCCGGAGTGAGAATCCCGCAGCCGATCACGCCAAGAATATGGATTACCTAGGACGCTCGGTGCGTACTGACCGCTGGCGCTATACAGAATGGGACGGTGGCAAGCGGGGGATCGAATTATACGACCACCAGAACGACCCTCGGGAACTAAAAAACCTAGCTGATGATCCCAAGCTGGCTGACACACGTTCGCAGTTAAAGAATCTCTTGAAATCCTCTCACTCCCTTAGGAAAACGCCATGA
- a CDS encoding leucine-rich repeat domain-containing protein — translation MVGAQISMLSGLGVAALILATLFTIAIQLSTSRPVAIGNSLGIFCGLIAGTIYSAYLNQPHLLMTSRSWPLIVSMALGGIVGLVCALKTQELWSEPLSSLLSWIKFRIPRRLYFSLRTIFILTTLCAIGLGIVAHRMRTQRKVQELLDRNLHISFDYQLDPTGNYLPEIRSPTPKWLRQIVGEDYFRTVRHVTHSGDIDIRDDDMKHLAAFPELVILDLHNNRISGVGLHKIAHLHKLKRLDLRDNWVDDAGLQALQGMTNLRSLNLSENRFTDDGLEYLAPLIHLKSLDLSDNHLTGEGLKHLQGLSELEYLDLSENDIQGPALEYLGELTELHHLTLGLNPLTQLEGKQLSSLKYVKSLDMNWTQLGDSQLKHVGDLTSLQILGLSGTNITDEAVPYLSKATGLRHLSLGGTKITDVGAAQLQTALPKCQISR, via the coding sequence ATGGTCGGTGCCCAAATCTCGATGCTCTCCGGACTGGGTGTCGCGGCCCTAATTTTGGCGACTCTTTTTACAATTGCCATTCAACTCTCCACAAGTCGTCCCGTTGCGATTGGTAATTCGCTGGGCATTTTCTGTGGACTAATCGCCGGCACGATTTACAGCGCCTATCTCAATCAGCCTCACTTGTTGATGACAAGTCGGTCGTGGCCATTGATCGTTTCAATGGCGTTGGGAGGTATTGTTGGGCTCGTTTGCGCACTGAAGACTCAAGAGTTGTGGAGTGAGCCTTTGTCAAGCTTGCTGAGCTGGATTAAATTCCGAATTCCTCGGCGATTGTATTTCAGCCTAAGGACGATCTTCATTCTGACCACTCTGTGCGCGATTGGGTTAGGAATTGTAGCTCACCGCATGAGGACTCAGCGCAAGGTGCAGGAACTGCTTGACCGCAATCTCCACATCAGCTTTGATTACCAGCTAGATCCCACAGGAAACTACTTGCCTGAAATTCGGTCTCCAACGCCTAAATGGCTTCGGCAGATAGTAGGAGAGGACTACTTTCGCACAGTCAGGCATGTTACACATTCTGGCGATATCGATATCCGGGATGATGACATGAAGCACTTGGCAGCATTTCCTGAGTTGGTAATCCTTGACTTGCACAATAATCGAATTAGCGGAGTCGGGCTCCACAAGATTGCCCACTTACATAAACTAAAGAGACTCGATCTAAGAGACAACTGGGTTGATGATGCAGGGTTGCAAGCACTACAAGGTATGACCAACCTGCGGAGTCTCAATCTTTCAGAAAACAGATTTACTGATGACGGCCTAGAATACTTAGCACCCTTGATTCACCTTAAATCACTCGATTTGTCAGACAATCATCTCACCGGTGAGGGATTAAAACATCTACAAGGACTTTCAGAGCTTGAATATCTTGATCTTTCTGAGAATGACATCCAAGGGCCCGCGTTAGAATATCTCGGCGAATTGACAGAACTGCATCATCTAACACTTGGATTAAACCCACTGACTCAATTGGAAGGAAAGCAATTATCCTCCTTGAAGTATGTCAAATCACTCGACATGAATTGGACGCAGTTGGGCGATTCTCAGTTGAAGCACGTCGGCGACTTGACCTCATTGCAAATTCTGGGGCTTTCCGGAACCAATATAACCGACGAGGCGGTACCCTATTTGAGTAAGGCAACTGGTCTGCGACACCTTTCATTAGGTGGCACAAAAATCACTGATGTAGGTGCGGCACAACTCCAAACGGCGCTTCCAAAATGCCAA
- a CDS encoding arylsulfatase B encodes MGDETHPNILFIVADDLGWSDVGWHGGFSKTPNLDRLVREGVELDQHYVQPVCTPTRTALMSGRYPGRFGPHSLAPSNLRAMPLDTITMAKALKSLGYLTCQVGKWHLGSRSEWGPNHYGFDRSYGTLTGAADPWTHKYRHGPYEDTWHRDGIRLDEEGNATELIAAEALHFIEEQPSPWFVYVAFHAVHTPVDAPDEYKQLYDGVVFHDDLEKQDSRLRLAAETSQLDAKVGEFVAALERTGQRDNTLVVFTSDNGGIESLENAYVGDVGDSPLNSENDPLRGQKNTLYDGGVRVCAFANWPGQLAAHKHTTPMHVADWFPTIAHLTGYHPPRDLAWDGENQWPALIGSCAEIKPRAIYIAMQKGHSLRLGDWKLILPARGEPELFNLADDPYEKHNIATKEPERVEEMQLLIEVQHAKDNLVLPNDLVGLPK; translated from the coding sequence ATGGGGGACGAAACACACCCAAACATATTGTTCATTGTGGCCGATGATCTTGGTTGGAGTGATGTAGGCTGGCACGGCGGTTTCAGCAAAACGCCTAACTTAGATCGGCTCGTCCGCGAGGGTGTCGAACTAGATCAACATTATGTGCAGCCCGTTTGTACTCCGACGCGGACCGCCTTGATGAGCGGCCGCTATCCGGGTCGATTCGGTCCTCATTCGTTGGCGCCGAGCAACTTAAGAGCGATGCCGCTTGATACGATCACCATGGCGAAGGCGCTCAAATCGCTCGGCTACCTTACTTGTCAGGTAGGCAAGTGGCACTTGGGATCGCGATCCGAGTGGGGCCCCAATCATTACGGTTTTGACCGCAGCTATGGCACATTGACTGGGGCAGCCGATCCGTGGACTCACAAATATCGGCATGGCCCTTACGAAGATACCTGGCATCGCGACGGTATACGGCTTGATGAAGAAGGAAATGCCACCGAGTTGATTGCCGCCGAAGCACTGCATTTCATCGAGGAACAGCCAAGCCCATGGTTCGTCTACGTCGCGTTCCATGCCGTGCATACTCCGGTCGATGCACCAGATGAGTACAAGCAATTGTACGATGGAGTCGTATTCCATGATGACCTTGAGAAACAAGACTCCCGATTGCGGCTCGCGGCAGAGACATCACAACTCGATGCGAAGGTGGGTGAGTTTGTAGCCGCATTGGAGCGGACCGGTCAGCGTGACAATACGCTAGTTGTCTTTACCAGCGATAACGGCGGTATTGAGTCTCTTGAGAACGCGTATGTCGGCGACGTAGGAGACTCACCACTGAATAGCGAAAACGATCCACTTCGCGGACAGAAGAACACGCTATACGATGGGGGAGTACGAGTGTGTGCATTTGCTAACTGGCCAGGTCAACTTGCGGCTCACAAGCATACAACACCTATGCATGTGGCAGACTGGTTTCCGACAATCGCACACCTCACTGGATATCATCCACCACGGGACCTCGCTTGGGACGGAGAGAACCAATGGCCCGCGCTTATCGGTTCTTGTGCTGAAATCAAACCTCGCGCCATCTACATTGCCATGCAGAAAGGACATTCGCTCCGACTCGGCGATTGGAAGCTCATCTTACCAGCGAGAGGCGAGCCTGAGTTATTCAATCTCGCTGATGATCCCTACGAGAAGCACAATATCGCTACAAAGGAGCCTGAGCGCGTGGAAGAAATGCAACTGCTAATCGAAGTGCAACATGCGAAAGACAACTTGGTGTTACCAAACGACTTGGTGGGCCTGCCAAAGTGA